A stretch of DNA from Alicyclobacillus acidocaldarius subsp. acidocaldarius Tc-4-1:
AGAGAAATCTCTTTTATTTGCTGTTTGCGACGGAGGATGCGCACGAAGGGATGCGCGCGTTCATGGAACGGCGGACGCCCACGTTTCGCGGCCGCTGATGACGCGGAAGGTTCGGCGCACGGCTGCTCGAGGTCATCCGCAAACTCGCCCGCGGGCACGCCTGCGCGCAAAAGGGGGTGCGCGCGCCGTCATCCTGCGCTATGATGAAGGGCGTTGAACGAGAGAGAAACGGAGTGGCGCGCGGTGACGGATCGCAAAGGGCTGTGGTACGCGTTTTTGGCCTACGCGGGCTGGGGGCTCCTCCCTGCGTATTGGAACGTGTTCGAGCGGATGTCTCCGTATGAGCTCCTGTCGTATCGGATGGTGTTTTCGGCGTTGACCATCTGGATTTGGGTGGCGCTCGCGCGCCGCGTGCGAAACGTGGCGGGCGTGATGCGCGACGGACGCCGGGCGCGGCTCATGGCGCTCGGTTCGCTCATGATCACGGTGAACTGGCTGACGTTCATCGTCGCGGTGAACACCGGCCATGTGGTGGAGTCGAGCCTCGGTTATTACATCAACCCCATTGTGAACGTGCTCTTGGGCCTGCTCCTCTTTCGCGAGCGGCTCGACGGCTGGCAGTGGGGGGCGCTCACCATCGCCATGGCGGGTGTGGGCATTATGATGGGCGCCTACGGACAGGTGCCCTGGCTGGCGCTCGCGCTCGCCGGATCGTTCGGCCTGTACGGCGTGGTGAAAAAGCGCGTGGACGCAGACGCCGTGCAAAGCCTCACGTGGGAAACCACGCTGGCCCTGCCGCTCGCTGCCGCGTATCTCGCCGCCACGTTCGCCACACATCGCGTGACCATCACTCAACTCACAAGCTGGCAGATGGCGTTGCTTGTCCTCAGCGGCCTTTTCACGGCCGTGCCGCTGCTTCTGTTCGCCATGGCCGCCAAGCGGTTGAGCCTCGCGACCCTCGGCATGGTGCAGTACATCTCCCCAACCCTGCAACTCGTCATTGGCCTCGCGGTCGATCACGAAGCCTTCACGCGGGCCGACGCAGTAGGATTTGCGTGCATCTGGATGGCGCTTGCGCTCTACACCATCTCCCTCGTGCGAAACGAGCGGCGTCACCGCCATCGTCCGGCGAATTGCCAAGCGATGAGCGAGGCCGCGAAAGGGTGATATGAATCCATGCCCATGACGCCTAAAGCCGTGTTCCGCTCGGCGATGTTGGATATCACGCCGCTTCGCACGTCGCCCGCGTTTTGCGGCTCTGGATTGGCAGCGGCATCTCCTCGCTCGGGGGCACCATGACGCCCTTCGCGGTCATGCTGCAGGTGTATCGAGCCACGCACAGCACCCTCGATGTCGGGCTGACCGGCCTCGCCAGCGTGCTGCCAGGTGCGCTGTTCGTGCTCCTCGGCGGAAGCGTGGGCGATCGCGCCAATCGCCGCAAGCTCGCTCTTCTCGCCACAACCGGGCAGATGCTCGTGTCCGCAGTCCTCGCTGTGCAGGCGCTCATGGCGTGGTCCGCGTTCTGGCTCATCTACGCGCTGTTGTGCGCGCAGTCGGTGCTTGGAGTTATCAACGCCCCGGCGCGCCGGACGTTTGTGCCGCGCCTTCTGCCCAAGGAGCAGGTGCGAGCGGGGCAGACGCTGAACACTTTGGCCATTCGCTTTGGGGAGGTCGCTCGGCCTTCGCTTGCGGGCGTGATTGCCAGTTTCGCCGGACTCGGATGGTGTTACGCCTGCGACGCGGCGACCTTTCTCGCGGCGCTCTACGCCATCTATCGTTTGCCGCCCATGTTGCCAGAGGCCAATGCCAAGCAGGGGGGCATGTTGGACGGCGTGATGGAGGGGGTGCTTCTTGGGCGATGGCGCGCCCTTCTCGGCGCCATGTTGGCTGATCTCAGCGTCACCGTGCTCGGCGTGCCCACCGCGCTCCTGCCGGCGCTTGTGAGCGAGCGCTTTGGCGGCCGGCCGGAGACGCTCGGCCTGATGATGGGCGCCACCGGCATCGGCGGCCTGGTCATCCTGGCCCTGTCGGGCCCTGTGCGCCACATTCGGTCCGAAGGCAAAGCGATTCTGGTCGCCTGTGCCGCCTGGGCCATGGCTGCCGGGTGTCTCGTGGGGACGGGCGGTCCGCAGCTCGGCAATCTCCGCGCAGGGCTTGTGGGGAGTCTGCTCCCGCCCGGTGCGGCCATTGCCGTCGGCGGACTTTCCACGCTCGCCGCCATCTTTTGCGTCGGTTGGTTCGTGCCCGAGCTGCGGAGGGCGCGCGGGGATGGAGACTTCTGACCCCATTTGCCTTCTCCGCACTCGGTTTTTGAACCGTTTCTCAACCGCGCCGGTATTCGGCCTCCGTGACGTGCTCCATCCAATCGACCGGCGAGCCGTCGAGAGCTTCCTGAATCGCCACGTGCGCCATGGCGTGCTCTGGTGAAGCGCCGTGCCAGTGCCTTTCGCCAGACTCGAACCAAACGATGTCCCCAGGGTAAACCTCCTGGACCGATTCGCCTTCTCGTTGGACCCAGCCTACGCCTTCTAGGATGATCAACAGTTGGCCAAGCGGATGCGTGTGCCACGCCGTTCGTGCACCGGGTTCAAATCGGACGACCGCCGCGCCCACGCGGGATGGCTCCTCCGCGTTCCAGACGGGCGTGATGGAGACGCGCCCTGTGAAGGTCGCGGAGGACCCAGCGGACGGTTTGCGCTCTCGGTTGCGGACAATTTTCATGAGAACTCCTCCCTTGACGTCTCGCGACAAGACTCACGCGTCCGGCCACAATAAGGCTTTGATGGCGCGGCGCTCGTGCATGGCTCGATAACCTTCCGCCACCTGTTCAAGCGGCAGTTCGAGATCGAACACTTTCCCGGGCTGAATCTTCCCTTGCCAGACCAACTGGATGAGATCCGGCAGGTATCGGCGGACCGGCGCCGGACCTCCATGCAGGTGAATCTGTTTGTAAAACAGCAGCCGTCCGTCCAAGGACACGCCGTGTGGCACGCCGACGAAGCTCATATGTCCGCCCGGGCGCGTGCACTGGATGGCCTGCATCATGGCTTCCTGCGTGCCGACGCACTCGAGCACCGACTCCGCGCCGAGGCCGTCCGTCATGTCCAGAATGCGCTTGACCCCTTCGTCGCCTCGCTCCTCTACAATGTCCGTGGCGCCAAACTCCTTCGCCAGGGCCTGTCTCTTCTCGTGCCGGCTCATCACGATAATCCGCGAGGCGCCCATCTGCTTGGCCGCGATCACGGCGCAGAGTCCCACGGCGCCGTCGCCCACAACCACGGCGGTCTTGCCTGGACGTACTTCCGCAGCGTCTGCGGCAAACCAGCCTGTGCCCATCACGTCCGAGAGCGTGAGAAGGCTGGGAATGAGGGCGCGATCCGGCATGCCCGGGGTGGGCACGAGGGTGCCGTCTGCCCAGGGGATGCGCACGTAAGGCGCCTGGGCGCCGGGGATGCTGCGCCGATTGACGCACGAGGACGGGTACCCCGCTTGGCAGATGGGGCACGTGCCGTCGGTCGCGAAAAACGCCCCAATCACAAATTGTCCTGGCTTCACGTGGCGGACGTCCGGGCCGACCTCTTCGACGATGCCGACGTATTCATGTCCCATGGGGATGGGTTTCTCGATAGGGTTCAGCCCGCGATACGTCCAGAGATCAGAACCACATACGCAGGTGGCGACGATGCGAATGATGGCGTCGGT
This window harbors:
- a CDS encoding (R)-mandelonitrile lyase; amino-acid sequence: MKIVRNRERKPSAGSSATFTGRVSITPVWNAEEPSRVGAAVVRFEPGARTAWHTHPLGQLLIILEGVGWVQREGESVQEVYPGDIVWFESGERHWHGASPEHAMAHVAIQEALDGSPVDWMEHVTEAEYRRG
- a CDS encoding MFS transporter, with amino-acid sequence MRLWIGSGISSLGGTMTPFAVMLQVYRATHSTLDVGLTGLASVLPGALFVLLGGSVGDRANRRKLALLATTGQMLVSAVLAVQALMAWSAFWLIYALLCAQSVLGVINAPARRTFVPRLLPKEQVRAGQTLNTLAIRFGEVARPSLAGVIASFAGLGWCYACDAATFLAALYAIYRLPPMLPEANAKQGGMLDGVMEGVLLGRWRALLGAMLADLSVTVLGVPTALLPALVSERFGGRPETLGLMMGATGIGGLVILALSGPVRHIRSEGKAILVACAAWAMAAGCLVGTGGPQLGNLRAGLVGSLLPPGAAIAVGGLSTLAAIFCVGWFVPELRRARGDGDF
- a CDS encoding zinc-dependent alcohol dehydrogenase family protein, translating into MKGTVIHAPWDVRYEDREDPRIEEPTDAIIRIVATCVCGSDLWTYRGLNPIEKPIPMGHEYVGIVEEVGPDVRHVKPGQFVIGAFFATDGTCPICQAGYPSSCVNRRSIPGAQAPYVRIPWADGTLVPTPGMPDRALIPSLLTLSDVMGTGWFAADAAEVRPGKTAVVVGDGAVGLCAVIAAKQMGASRIIVMSRHEKRQALAKEFGATDIVEERGDEGVKRILDMTDGLGAESVLECVGTQEAMMQAIQCTRPGGHMSFVGVPHGVSLDGRLLFYKQIHLHGGPAPVRRYLPDLIQLVWQGKIQPGKVFDLELPLEQVAEGYRAMHERRAIKALLWPDA
- the rarD gene encoding EamA family transporter RarD, giving the protein MNERETEWRAVTDRKGLWYAFLAYAGWGLLPAYWNVFERMSPYELLSYRMVFSALTIWIWVALARRVRNVAGVMRDGRRARLMALGSLMITVNWLTFIVAVNTGHVVESSLGYYINPIVNVLLGLLLFRERLDGWQWGALTIAMAGVGIMMGAYGQVPWLALALAGSFGLYGVVKKRVDADAVQSLTWETTLALPLAAAYLAATFATHRVTITQLTSWQMALLVLSGLFTAVPLLLFAMAAKRLSLATLGMVQYISPTLQLVIGLAVDHEAFTRADAVGFACIWMALALYTISLVRNERRHRHRPANCQAMSEAAKG